The Sphingomonas sp. So64.6b genome includes a region encoding these proteins:
- a CDS encoding response regulator: MLNHVLVLVVEDEPFIALDVALAIEDASGEVAGPVGSVKEALALIEAKPIAAAILDVNLTDGDISPVVEILMGLGIPVILQTGVGLPPDLAARFPDLAFCIKPCVAAKLVAQLATLIFDHELITP; the protein is encoded by the coding sequence TTGCTGAACCATGTGCTCGTCCTCGTCGTCGAAGATGAACCGTTCATTGCCTTGGATGTGGCGCTGGCCATCGAAGATGCCAGCGGCGAAGTTGCGGGGCCGGTCGGGAGTGTCAAGGAAGCCCTCGCTCTAATCGAAGCCAAGCCCATCGCGGCCGCAATTCTTGACGTGAACCTGACCGATGGCGATATTTCGCCGGTCGTGGAGATATTGATGGGCCTCGGCATTCCGGTCATTCTCCAAACCGGAGTCGGTCTGCCGCCCGACTTGGCCGCGCGCTTTCCCGATCTGGCCTTCTGCATCAAGCCATGTGTCGCCGCCAAACTGGTTGCCCAGCTCGCGACGCTGATCTTCGATCACGAGCTGATTACACCGTAG